One region of Lampris incognitus isolate fLamInc1 chromosome 4, fLamInc1.hap2, whole genome shotgun sequence genomic DNA includes:
- the bcl2l10 gene encoding bcl-2-like protein 10, which translates to MSCWLWKETLALAEDYLSFCSTSPRPASAPPSESAAAMRSLAQDMETQHQARFNSLAQTFACKCGPDPCANLRKVMEELVGDGQLNWGRVVSLFTFTGVLARQLREQEGRKLGLDPGQELGQGPGSCRGLAETIADYLGEEKKDWLLENDGWEGFCKFAHSARQVNQDSSMKTALFAVAGVGIAGLTFLLVR; encoded by the exons ATGTCGTGTTGGCTGTGGAAAGAGACCCTGGCTTTGGCAGAGGACTACCTGTCCTTTTGCAGCACAAGCCCACGACCAGCCTCTGCCCCTCCCAGCGAGTCAGCCGCCGCCATGAGAAGCCTGGCCCAGGACATGGAGACACAGCACCAAGCTCGCTTTAACTCCCTTGCACAGACTTTTGCGTGCAAGTGTGGGCCTGATCCCTGTGCAAACCTCAGGAAAGTGATGGAGGAGCTGGTGGGAGATGGACAGTTGAACTGGGGGAGGGTGGTGTCCCTCTTCACCTTTACTGGGGTGCTGGCCAGACAGCTGCGGGAGCAGGAGGGGAGAAAGCTGGGGCTGGACCCTGGGCAGGAACTGGGACAGGGACCTGGTAGCTGCAGGGGACTGGCAGAGACCATAGCAGATTACCTGGGAGAGGAGAAAAAAGACTGGCTGCTGGAGAATGACGGCTGG GAGGGGTTCTGCAAGTTCGCCCACAGTGCCAGACAAGTGAACCAAGACTCCTCCATGAAGACGGCATTGTTTGCTGTTGCTGGGGTGGGCATTGCTGGACTGACCTTCCTCCTAGTACGCTAG